In Deferribacteraceae bacterium V6Fe1, one genomic interval encodes:
- the ndk gene encoding nucleoside-diphosphate kinase — MYMEKTFAIIKPDAVAKGYTGKIIDRIESNGFKIVAMKKIHMTKKVAEGFYAVHKEKPFFNDLTTFMSSGPCVVMILEKENAILDWRKLMGATNPANAEEGTLRKEFGANIDNNAVHGSDAPETAAQETRYFFADIEMV; from the coding sequence ATTTACATGGAAAAAACATTTGCAATAATTAAACCTGATGCCGTTGCAAAAGGGTATACAGGAAAAATAATCGACCGTATTGAAAGCAACGGATTTAAGATTGTAGCAATGAAAAAAATTCATATGACTAAAAAGGTCGCAGAAGGTTTTTATGCTGTGCACAAAGAAAAACCTTTCTTTAATGACCTTACCACATTTATGAGCAGCGGCCCTTGTGTGGTTATGATTCTTGAAAAAGAGAATGCAATCCTCGACTGGAGAAAGTTAATGGGTGCAACTAATCCTGCAAATGCAGAAGAGGGCACTTTGAGAAAAGAGTTTGGTGCAAATATTGACAACAATGCAGTTCATGGCTCCGATGCCCCTGAAACTGCTGCTCAGGAAACAAGATATTTCTTTGCTGATATCGAAATGGTTTAA
- a CDS encoding cupin domain-containing protein has product MIVRGKDIDAKKVENPRGGRGSLINMGYEAMSQFSGNIKMFSVVNLKPDSLIGYHTHEDDMEIYFMLDGSGIVSDNGQEDILYPGDLLITKKGEGHSIENKSGVDITFLAMIIK; this is encoded by the coding sequence ATGATTGTCAGAGGAAAAGATATTGATGCCAAAAAAGTAGAAAACCCAAGAGGTGGGAGAGGTAGCCTAATAAATATGGGGTATGAAGCCATGAGCCAATTTTCAGGAAATATAAAAATGTTTTCCGTTGTCAATTTAAAGCCCGATTCACTTATCGGTTACCACACTCATGAAGATGATATGGAGATATACTTTATGCTCGACGGCTCAGGCATAGTAAGTGATAACGGGCAAGAAGATATCCTTTATCCCGGAGACCTCTTGATTACCAAAAAAGGTGAAGGACATTCCATTGAAAATAAATCCGGGGTAGACATAACTTTTCTTGCAATGATTATAAAATAA
- a CDS encoding phenylacetate--CoA ligase: MIWNEEFETLPREALEALQLRRLQNLVERVYATVPFYKEAFDKKGVKPEDIKSLKDLRKLPFTYKQDMRDNYPYGLFAVPKEQVVRIHASSGTTGKPTVVGYTRRDIGTWAELMARTFTAAGVKKGDVLQNAYGYGLFTGGLGAHYGAELIGASVIPISGGNSAKQVMILKDFGTTAISCTPSYALNLYEVALEEGVNLKDLPVRVGVFGAEPWTNAMRKEIEEKWGIDAIDIYGLSEVMGPGVSFECVEAKNGMHINEDHFIAEIIDPETEEPLEYGQVGELVFTTITKEAIPLIRYRTRDITRLIKEPCKCGRTFVRMEKVTGRSDDMLIIRGVNVFPSQIESILVERKGVQPHYQLVVDRVGNLDTLEVQVEVGEELFSDEIKVLQSIEKGIEKDIKDIIGVSAKVKLVEPKTIQRSEGKAKRVIDKRVMK; this comes from the coding sequence ATGATTTGGAATGAAGAGTTTGAAACCCTGCCAAGAGAGGCATTAGAGGCTTTACAGCTAAGGAGATTGCAAAATCTTGTGGAGAGAGTTTACGCTACAGTCCCTTTTTACAAAGAAGCCTTTGATAAAAAAGGGGTAAAACCTGAAGACATAAAAAGTTTGAAAGATTTAAGAAAGTTGCCTTTTACTTACAAGCAAGATATGAGAGACAATTATCCCTACGGTTTGTTTGCTGTACCAAAAGAGCAGGTCGTCAGAATTCATGCTTCAAGCGGGACTACAGGGAAACCTACAGTGGTTGGTTATACAAGGCGGGATATTGGCACATGGGCTGAGCTTATGGCAAGGACATTTACAGCTGCGGGGGTAAAAAAAGGCGATGTTTTGCAAAATGCTTACGGATATGGTCTTTTTACAGGAGGGCTTGGAGCTCACTATGGAGCAGAATTGATCGGTGCTTCTGTTATCCCTATTTCAGGGGGTAATTCCGCTAAGCAGGTAATGATTTTAAAAGACTTCGGTACGACTGCGATATCCTGCACTCCATCATACGCTTTAAATCTCTATGAAGTTGCATTAGAGGAAGGTGTGAATTTAAAAGATCTGCCGGTAAGAGTGGGAGTGTTTGGAGCAGAGCCATGGACAAATGCAATGAGGAAAGAGATTGAAGAAAAGTGGGGGATAGATGCCATAGATATATACGGACTTAGCGAAGTAATGGGCCCCGGAGTTTCATTTGAATGTGTTGAGGCAAAAAACGGTATGCATATTAATGAAGACCATTTTATTGCAGAGATAATTGATCCCGAAACCGAAGAACCTCTTGAATACGGTCAGGTTGGTGAACTTGTTTTTACAACCATAACAAAAGAGGCAATACCTCTCATAAGATATAGGACAAGGGATATTACTAGACTGATAAAAGAGCCTTGCAAATGCGGAAGAACTTTTGTCAGAATGGAAAAAGTAACAGGCCGTAGCGACGATATGCTTATTATAAGAGGTGTTAATGTATTCCCATCTCAAATAGAATCTATTTTGGTTGAAAGAAAGGGTGTTCAACCGCACTATCAACTTGTTGTTGACAGGGTTGGTAATCTGGACACGCTTGAAGTGCAGGTAGAGGTTGGAGAAGAGCTATTTTCCGATGAAATAAAGGTTTTGCAAAGTATTGAAAAGGGTATAGAGAAGGATATTAAAGATATTATAGGTGTTTCGGCAAAAGTTAAGCTCGTGGAGCCTAAGACTATTCAAAGGAGTGAAGGTAAGGCAAAAAGGGTTATTGATAAGAGAGTTATGAAATAG
- a CDS encoding ACT domain-containing protein has translation MKILQISVFIENQSGRLYEVTNLLGKNGINIRALSLADTSDFGILRLIVNDPEKAHSMLRENGFTVGRTEVIAVEVPDKPGGLASVLKVLDENKINVEYMYAFVEMSGDCAVMIFRFDETDKALKVLSDNGINTIEGKKIYGM, from the coding sequence ATGAAGATTTTACAGATTTCGGTGTTTATTGAAAATCAGTCAGGAAGGCTTTATGAAGTAACAAATTTGCTTGGTAAAAATGGAATAAATATCAGAGCGCTGTCATTGGCAGACACTTCGGATTTCGGAATATTGAGACTTATCGTTAATGACCCGGAAAAGGCGCACTCTATGTTAAGGGAAAACGGTTTTACCGTAGGTAGAACAGAGGTGATAGCTGTTGAGGTGCCGGATAAACCGGGGGGGCTTGCCAGTGTCCTTAAAGTATTAGATGAAAATAAAATTAATGTTGAGTACATGTATGCTTTTGTTGAAATGAGTGGTGATTGTGCAGTAATGATATTCAGGTTTGATGAGACGGATAAGGCGTTAAAGGTGCTTTCAGACAATGGGATTAACACTATAGAAGGGAAAAAAATATACGGGATGTAG
- a CDS encoding ABC transporter substrate-binding protein, with protein sequence MIKNFLIILVLLVSSVSYAEVKIGALFAVTGPASFLGLPEKQTLEMLVDEVNANGGINGEKIELVVYDTKGSDQEARKKFLRLVKKDRVIAVIGPTRSGSTLAIKDLADSEKVPVLSCAASARIVDPLSKYMFKVAPSDSHAVEKIFEFLSEKGKNKIAVLTAQNGFGDSGRAALEQLAPQYKVEIVANEKFRDTDKDMTSQLSKIASQNPDAVIVWGVGPAPAIVAKNFRQLNMKGYLIMSHGVASKKFIELARDAAEGVILPAGRLLVADKLSDNDKFKKLLVEYKNKYESKFNSPVSTFGGHAYDALMIFKTAYAGSKNNLISGIEGIKGYLGTYGEFNFDSVNHDGLSKDAFVMVEIKNGDWELIK encoded by the coding sequence ATGATAAAAAATTTTTTAATAATACTTGTGTTATTGGTTAGCAGTGTTTCTTATGCGGAAGTAAAGATTGGAGCTCTTTTTGCCGTAACAGGTCCTGCTTCATTTCTCGGTTTGCCTGAAAAACAGACACTTGAAATGCTTGTGGATGAGGTTAATGCTAATGGCGGAATCAACGGCGAAAAGATAGAGCTTGTTGTTTATGACACTAAAGGGAGCGACCAGGAGGCGAGAAAGAAATTTTTAAGATTAGTCAAAAAAGACAGAGTCATTGCAGTGATAGGTCCTACAAGGAGCGGATCTACACTTGCGATAAAAGATTTGGCAGATAGCGAAAAGGTGCCGGTTTTAAGCTGTGCTGCAAGTGCAAGGATAGTCGACCCATTATCAAAGTATATGTTTAAAGTTGCACCTTCAGACAGCCATGCAGTTGAAAAAATTTTTGAGTTTTTGTCTGAAAAGGGGAAAAATAAAATCGCTGTGCTGACCGCTCAAAATGGTTTTGGTGATTCGGGGCGTGCAGCTCTTGAACAGCTTGCTCCTCAATATAAAGTTGAAATTGTGGCAAATGAAAAGTTTAGGGATACGGATAAAGATATGACATCTCAGCTCAGCAAGATTGCATCACAAAACCCTGATGCAGTAATTGTGTGGGGTGTTGGACCCGCACCTGCGATAGTTGCCAAAAATTTCAGACAGCTTAATATGAAAGGTTATCTTATAATGAGTCACGGTGTTGCTTCCAAGAAATTTATAGAGCTTGCAAGGGATGCTGCCGAAGGTGTTATTTTGCCTGCCGGCAGACTTTTAGTGGCTGATAAGTTGTCTGATAATGATAAGTTTAAAAAGCTTTTGGTTGAATACAAGAACAAATATGAATCAAAATTTAACTCACCTGTTTCCACATTTGGCGGTCATGCTTATGATGCACTTATGATTTTTAAGACAGCTTATGCAGGGAGTAAGAATAATTTAATATCAGGGATCGAAGGGATAAAAGGATATTTAGGCACATACGGGGAATTTAATTTTGATAGTGTAAACCATGATGGACTTAGTAAGGATGCATTTGTAATGGTGGAGATTAAAAATGGGGATTGGGAGTTAATAAAATAA
- a CDS encoding ABC transporter substrate-binding protein encodes MKFKILVCAIVLVSASAFAEIRLGALFAVTGPASFLGLPEKQTLEMLVDEVNASGGINGEKIELFVYDTKGSDQEARKKFLRLVQKDKVLAVIGPTRTGSALAIKDLAEESKVPLFTCAASRKIVDPVAKYVFKSPQSDDHAVEKIFEYLTAKNKSKIAIMTAQNGFGAAGRDALIAIAPQYKIEIVADEKFRDTDKDMTSQLSKIASQNPDAVIVWGVGPAPAIVAKNFRQLNMKGYLIMSHGVASKKFIELAGDAAEGVILPAGRLLIADKLPENDKYKKLLVEYKSKFESKYNSPVSTFGGHAYDSFLMFKKGVESGGKDSAKIVAAVEKIRNMIGTAGEFNMSEGDHNGLTKEAFEMLIIKNGNWEIAE; translated from the coding sequence ATGAAGTTCAAAATTTTGGTTTGTGCAATAGTTTTGGTAAGTGCCTCGGCATTTGCGGAAATTAGGCTTGGAGCACTTTTTGCGGTGACAGGTCCTGCATCATTTCTCGGCCTGCCTGAAAAACAGACACTTGAGATGCTTGTGGATGAGGTTAATGCAAGCGGTGGGATTAACGGCGAAAAAATAGAACTTTTTGTTTATGACACAAAGGGGAGTGATCAGGAAGCAAGAAAAAAGTTCTTAAGGCTTGTTCAGAAAGATAAAGTGCTTGCAGTGATTGGACCTACAAGGACGGGCTCGGCTCTTGCAATAAAGGATTTGGCTGAGGAGAGCAAAGTGCCGCTTTTTACTTGCGCCGCGAGTAGAAAAATAGTCGATCCTGTAGCCAAATATGTTTTTAAATCGCCACAAAGTGACGACCATGCAGTTGAGAAGATTTTTGAGTATTTGACGGCAAAAAATAAGTCAAAAATAGCTATAATGACTGCACAAAACGGGTTTGGTGCCGCAGGCAGGGATGCACTTATTGCAATTGCACCGCAATATAAAATAGAGATAGTTGCCGATGAAAAATTCAGAGATACAGACAAGGACATGACATCCCAGCTTAGCAAGATTGCATCACAAAACCCTGACGCAGTAATTGTATGGGGTGTGGGGCCTGCTCCTGCGATAGTTGCTAAAAATTTCAGACAGCTTAACATGAAGGGCTATCTTATAATGAGTCATGGTGTTGCTTCTAAAAAATTTATAGAGCTTGCAGGGGATGCGGCTGAAGGTGTTATTTTGCCTGCCGGCAGACTTTTAATAGCAGATAAATTGCCTGAAAATGATAAATATAAAAAGCTATTGGTTGAGTATAAAAGTAAATTTGAATCTAAATACAATTCACCTGTCTCTACATTCGGCGGTCACGCATACGATTCTTTCCTTATGTTTAAAAAAGGGGTTGAGAGTGGCGGAAAAGATAGTGCGAAAATCGTTGCTGCCGTGGAAAAGATAAGGAATATGATTGGCACTGCAGGTGAATTTAATATGTCTGAAGGTGACCATAACGGTCTTACAAAAGAGGCGTTTGAAATGCTTATTATAAAAAATGGTAATTGGGAGATTGCTGAATAA
- a CDS encoding branched-chain amino acid ABC transporter permease, with amino-acid sequence MQFLYSGITSGSIYALVAIGFNIIYNTTGIINFAQGEFVMLGGMFIYSLLYMMNIPFIFAFPVALFGAFVLGVLFERVFIRYVKVKTELNLITITIAGSIILRGIAMLIWGRDTLLVESFIPSKTIQLYEGTITSDSVLVIGVSLFISFFLTIFFKKTKYGKAFRACYEDKVAASVCGINVKMVVMFSFGIAAFLGAVAGVAVSPITYVTYNDGVMTGLKGFSAAVMGGLGSFWGGIFGGIILGVSEAFFASVFPSGYKDAMAFLIILLILFFRPQGILGRKKATRV; translated from the coding sequence ATGCAGTTTTTATATTCCGGAATTACAAGTGGCAGTATTTATGCCCTTGTAGCAATTGGGTTTAATATTATTTACAATACAACCGGAATAATTAACTTTGCTCAAGGGGAATTTGTAATGTTAGGCGGGATGTTCATCTATAGTCTTTTATATATGATGAATATCCCGTTTATTTTTGCTTTTCCTGTAGCGTTGTTTGGTGCATTTGTGTTAGGGGTATTATTTGAGAGGGTTTTTATCAGGTATGTTAAAGTAAAAACCGAGCTCAATCTCATTACAATAACCATTGCAGGCTCGATAATTTTAAGAGGGATTGCAATGCTGATTTGGGGAAGAGACACTTTATTGGTAGAAAGCTTCATCCCCTCAAAAACAATTCAGCTTTATGAGGGTACAATTACCTCTGACAGTGTTTTAGTAATAGGGGTATCCCTTTTTATATCGTTTTTTCTTACAATATTTTTCAAGAAGACTAAGTATGGTAAAGCTTTCAGGGCATGTTACGAAGATAAGGTTGCAGCCTCTGTTTGCGGTATCAACGTGAAAATGGTTGTTATGTTCTCATTTGGTATAGCCGCTTTTTTAGGTGCTGTGGCGGGTGTTGCAGTCTCTCCTATAACGTATGTTACTTACAATGATGGCGTGATGACCGGGCTTAAGGGGTTTTCGGCGGCGGTAATGGGGGGGCTTGGCAGTTTTTGGGGCGGTATTTTTGGCGGAATTATACTTGGAGTCAGTGAAGCTTTTTTTGCATCTGTATTTCCGTCAGGCTATAAAGATGCGATGGCATTTTTAATAATATTATTGATTTTATTTTTTAGACCACAAGGGATTCTTGGAAGGAAAAAGGCTACAAGGGTATGA
- a CDS encoding branched-chain amino acid ABC transporter permease, whose protein sequence is MRKLNFSFVIINLFFLFWVGMYVKNEYYLSLVIYILFNAINASCLNVLLGYAGIISLGQAAFFGIGAYSSGILTATYGINPYLTIIIGVILSAVIALIIGYPALKLHGHYLAMATLGFGMIVYICFNEMDFLTGGPSGLTGIPDMSFFGFLLDDEYKFFVFMGAVYMLFLFLMEMFDKSFLSYKLRFIHESENASSSYGIDVAKTKLTTFVVVACITSINGSLFAFYSNFVSPVSFSFHYSVEMLVMAVFGGLGSITGGTIGAAILTSIPEIFAEIEDYEVVIYGVILAVTILFLDGGIAKLCRRLAGKYVKSE, encoded by the coding sequence ATGAGAAAATTGAATTTTTCGTTTGTTATTATCAATTTATTTTTTTTGTTTTGGGTTGGAATGTATGTCAAAAATGAATATTATTTAAGTCTTGTAATATATATTTTGTTTAATGCTATTAATGCATCTTGTTTAAACGTGCTTTTAGGCTATGCAGGGATTATTTCTCTCGGGCAGGCTGCTTTCTTTGGGATAGGGGCTTACAGCTCAGGTATCTTGACTGCTACCTACGGGATTAATCCTTATTTGACAATAATTATAGGTGTCATACTATCGGCAGTAATTGCGCTAATAATCGGTTATCCGGCACTCAAGCTTCATGGGCATTATCTTGCGATGGCAACTCTTGGATTTGGGATGATAGTGTATATATGCTTTAATGAGATGGACTTTTTAACAGGCGGACCATCAGGACTTACAGGAATTCCGGATATGTCATTTTTTGGATTCTTACTTGATGATGAATATAAATTTTTTGTTTTTATGGGTGCAGTTTACATGTTATTTCTCTTTTTGATGGAGATGTTTGATAAGTCATTTCTCTCGTATAAATTGAGATTTATTCATGAATCTGAAAATGCATCAAGTTCATACGGCATAGATGTAGCAAAAACAAAGCTTACCACATTTGTGGTGGTAGCTTGCATTACTTCAATAAACGGCAGTCTCTTTGCTTTCTACTCAAATTTTGTCAGCCCTGTATCGTTTAGTTTTCATTACTCTGTCGAAATGCTCGTGATGGCAGTATTCGGTGGGCTGGGAAGCATTACTGGAGGCACAATAGGAGCAGCGATATTGACATCAATCCCTGAAATTTTTGCGGAAATAGAAGATTATGAAGTTGTGATTTACGGCGTTATTCTTGCTGTCACGATTTTGTTTTTAGACGGCGGAATAGCAAAATTATGTAGAAGACTGGCAGGTAAATATGTTAAGTCTGAATAA